A DNA window from Aminipila luticellarii contains the following coding sequences:
- the eutM gene encoding ethanolamine utilization microcompartment protein EutM, translated as MRYDALGMIETKGLVGSIEAADAMVKAANVTLIGKEFVGGGLVTVMVRGDVGAVKAATDAGAAAAQRVGELLSVHVIPRPHAEVETILPAVKPEKTAKVEK; from the coding sequence ATGAGATATGATGCATTAGGTATGATTGAAACAAAAGGTCTGGTTGGTTCCATTGAAGCAGCAGATGCTATGGTAAAGGCAGCAAATGTTACCTTGATCGGCAAAGAATTTGTAGGCGGCGGACTGGTTACCGTTATGGTACGAGGCGATGTGGGTGCCGTAAAAGCAGCCACAGATGCGGGAGCTGCCGCGGCCCAGAGAGTCGGTGAATTGCTTTCCGTACATGTTATTCCAAGACCACATGCGGAGGTGGAAACCATTTTGCCGGCCGTGAAACCTGAAAAAACGGCAAAAGTTGAAAAATAG
- a CDS encoding glycyl-radical enzyme activating protein has protein sequence MNQTLYNTRGIITEIQRFSVHDGPGIRTLVFLKGCPLRCKWCCNPETQVMESQNVMDSGDPKIVGKTVTVAEIMEEVRKDSIYYRRSGGGITLSGGEVLAQPDFARAILEACSTAGINTAIETSGFANFEIIESLIPFVNLFLYDVKHIAEEKHKAFTGQSNSLILSNLKKLGEKNAPVIVRIPVIPTFNHTSEEIGEITKFAASVKGVKEIHLLPYHRLGESKYRELDRNYEFSSIEPLEKEEMENLLEIAQKTGLHCQIGG, from the coding sequence ATGAATCAGACACTTTATAATACAAGGGGAATCATAACGGAGATTCAACGGTTTTCCGTTCACGACGGACCGGGCATAAGGACGCTGGTATTTTTAAAAGGATGCCCTTTAAGGTGCAAGTGGTGCTGCAATCCTGAAACGCAGGTCATGGAAAGCCAGAACGTTATGGATTCCGGCGATCCTAAAATAGTCGGAAAAACGGTGACTGTGGCGGAGATTATGGAAGAAGTGAGAAAAGACAGTATCTACTATAGACGCTCAGGAGGCGGTATTACGTTGTCCGGGGGAGAGGTGCTGGCTCAGCCTGACTTTGCCAGAGCCATTCTGGAAGCGTGCAGTACAGCTGGCATCAATACAGCTATAGAGACCAGCGGATTTGCCAATTTTGAAATCATAGAGTCCCTGATCCCGTTTGTCAACTTGTTCTTATATGACGTAAAGCATATTGCGGAAGAAAAGCACAAGGCGTTTACAGGGCAGTCCAACAGCCTGATTTTATCCAATCTAAAGAAGCTTGGGGAGAAAAATGCTCCGGTGATTGTTCGAATTCCGGTCATACCCACTTTTAACCATACTTCAGAGGAAATAGGGGAGATTACCAAATTTGCGGCAAGCGTAAAAGGTGTGAAGGAGATTCATTTACTCCCTTATCACAGGCTGGGAGAAAGTAAATATCGAGAGCTGGATCGAAATTATGAGTTTTCCTCCATTGAACCATTGGAAAAAGAAGAAATGGAAAATTTACTCGAAATAGCCCAGAAAACTGGATTGCACTGTCAAATCGGAGGATAA